The Prevotella melaninogenica genome window below encodes:
- a CDS encoding sigma-70 family RNA polymerase sigma factor, which produces MRQLKITKSITNRESASLDKYLQEIGHEEMISIEEEVELAQKIRNGDRKALERLTKANLRFVVSVAKQYQNQGLSLPDLINEGNVGLIKAAEKFDETRGFKFISYAVWWIRQSILQAIAEQSRIIRLPLNQVSSVNKINKILTQFEQENERRPSIDEIAQNTDIPEDKIVDAMKVNSRHVSVDAPFYDDEQSSLLDVIPNDNTPSTDKELVEESLREEIGRALQILEDREKVVIEAYFGINQREMTLEEIGSKYNLTRERVRQIKEKAIRRLRQLSNSKVLKAYLGQ; this is translated from the coding sequence ATGAGACAATTGAAAATCACAAAATCGATTACGAATCGAGAGAGTGCTTCTCTTGATAAGTATCTGCAGGAAATCGGTCACGAAGAAATGATCAGTATCGAAGAAGAAGTTGAGCTTGCTCAAAAGATTCGAAATGGTGATCGAAAAGCTTTAGAACGTCTGACGAAAGCTAACCTGCGCTTCGTTGTCTCAGTTGCAAAGCAATATCAAAATCAGGGGCTTTCTCTGCCCGATCTTATTAACGAAGGTAATGTAGGATTAATCAAAGCAGCAGAGAAGTTTGATGAAACACGCGGCTTCAAGTTTATCTCATACGCTGTATGGTGGATAAGACAAAGCATCTTGCAAGCAATAGCAGAACAAAGTCGTATCATCAGATTACCACTAAATCAAGTAAGCTCTGTCAATAAAATCAATAAGATATTGACACAGTTTGAACAAGAGAACGAACGCCGTCCGAGTATTGATGAGATAGCACAGAACACTGATATACCAGAAGACAAGATTGTTGATGCAATGAAAGTTAATTCACGTCATGTCTCGGTAGATGCTCCATTCTATGACGACGAGCAAAGTAGCTTACTTGACGTTATTCCTAATGATAACACACCATCAACTGATAAAGAGTTGGTTGAAGAGAGTCTACGGGAAGAAATTGGAAGAGCTTTACAGATACTTGAGGATAGAGAGAAGGTGGTTATAGAGGCTTACTTCGGAATTAACCAACGTGAAATGACATTGGAAGAGATAGGAAGTAAATATAATCTCACACGTGAACGGGTAAGACAGATTAAAGAAAAAGCAATAAGACGCCTACGCCAACTATCCAATAGCAAGGTTTTGAAGGCTTATTTAGGACAATAA
- a CDS encoding trypsin-like peptidase domain-containing protein gives MKNLSKYLAGAACVTALAFSTGAFIKVYAAEAPVVAPGQPVDLTYASEKALPAVVHIKYVQNSKTQTVEVQDDPFGGFFDPFGFFGNPNQGNGSRRQQVQTPKKEATGSGVIISPDGYIVTNNHVVEGADELTVTLNDNREFSARIVGTDKQTDLALLKVNATNLPTLPIGDSDKLKVGEWVIAVGNPYNLNNTVTAGIVSAKSRGLGATRNGIESFIQTDAAINQGNSGGALVNTQGELVGINAMLYSQTGAYSGYGFAIPTSIMNKVVDDIKKYGSVQRVMLGIQGGDVLNFINAQKEEGKNVDLGTNAGVYVSEVSEEGNGAALGLTKGDVITKFDGQKVTRMSELQQALNSKRPGDKATVTFIRNKKEISKTITLKNAQGTTKVIEQADIDVLGGQFRPVQDALKKQLNINYGLEVLKVNNGALKAAGINRGFIIQNVNETMVKNIDDLQNIVKKASTSKDPVLYVQGIYPTGKKAYFAIPLAD, from the coding sequence ATGAAGAATTTATCAAAGTATTTGGCAGGCGCGGCATGTGTTACAGCCCTCGCCTTTTCTACTGGCGCCTTCATCAAAGTGTATGCTGCAGAAGCCCCAGTTGTAGCTCCTGGTCAGCCAGTTGACCTCACATACGCATCTGAGAAAGCGCTTCCAGCTGTCGTTCACATTAAGTATGTACAGAATTCTAAGACACAAACCGTTGAGGTTCAAGATGACCCATTTGGTGGTTTCTTTGACCCATTCGGTTTCTTTGGAAATCCTAACCAAGGTAATGGTTCACGCCGTCAGCAGGTTCAGACTCCTAAGAAGGAGGCTACAGGTAGCGGTGTTATCATTTCACCTGATGGTTATATCGTAACGAATAATCACGTTGTTGAGGGTGCTGATGAATTGACAGTCACACTGAATGACAACCGTGAGTTCTCTGCTCGCATCGTTGGCACTGACAAGCAGACTGACCTTGCACTGCTAAAGGTAAACGCAACAAACCTCCCTACCCTTCCTATTGGCGACTCAGACAAGTTGAAAGTTGGAGAATGGGTAATTGCTGTAGGTAACCCTTACAACCTCAACAATACCGTAACGGCTGGTATCGTAAGTGCTAAGTCACGTGGTTTGGGTGCTACGCGCAATGGTATCGAGAGCTTTATCCAGACTGACGCAGCCATCAACCAAGGTAACTCTGGTGGTGCATTGGTTAACACCCAGGGTGAGTTAGTAGGTATCAACGCTATGCTCTACTCACAGACTGGTGCATATAGTGGTTACGGTTTTGCAATCCCTACATCAATAATGAATAAGGTTGTTGATGATATTAAGAAGTATGGTAGCGTACAACGTGTAATGCTCGGCATTCAAGGTGGTGACGTACTGAACTTCATCAATGCTCAGAAAGAAGAAGGCAAGAACGTTGACCTTGGTACAAATGCAGGTGTTTACGTTAGCGAGGTTTCAGAGGAAGGAAATGGTGCAGCCTTAGGTTTGACAAAGGGTGATGTTATCACTAAGTTTGACGGACAAAAGGTAACACGTATGTCTGAGCTTCAGCAGGCACTCAACAGCAAGCGTCCTGGCGATAAGGCAACCGTTACTTTCATCCGCAATAAGAAAGAGATTTCAAAGACTATCACACTGAAGAATGCACAGGGTACGACAAAGGTAATTGAGCAGGCTGACATCGACGTTCTTGGTGGTCAGTTCCGTCCAGTACAAGATGCCCTTAAGAAGCAGTTGAACATCAACTATGGTCTTGAGGTACTGAAGGTTAACAATGGTGCATTGAAGGCTGCCGGAATCAATCGTGGCTTCATCATTCAGAATGTAAACGAGACCATGGTGAAGAATATTGACGACTTGCAGAATATCGTTAAGAAGGCATCTACCAGCAAGGACCCAGTTCTCTACGTTCAGGGTATTTACCCAACTGGTAAGAAGGCTTACTTCGCTATTCCTCTTGCTGATTAA
- a CDS encoding YkvA family protein: MELPDFQKYKDKFTQQGFFDKIQRVAKRAGAKLVYVALILYYLIQSDKVSLKDKAIIIGALGYLISPLDAVPDAIPIAGLSDDLGVLLYVLNKVWSSVDDDMKKQAREKLSKWFDDDEMEVAEDIFTEDTTNTPV, from the coding sequence ATGGAATTACCTGATTTTCAAAAGTATAAAGATAAGTTTACCCAACAGGGTTTCTTTGATAAGATTCAACGTGTAGCAAAGCGTGCTGGTGCTAAGTTGGTATATGTGGCATTGATTTTGTATTATTTGATACAAAGTGATAAGGTGTCACTTAAGGATAAGGCTATTATCATTGGTGCATTGGGTTATCTAATCTCACCGCTTGATGCTGTGCCTGATGCTATTCCTATTGCAGGACTATCAGACGACCTTGGTGTTTTGCTTTACGTATTAAATAAGGTGTGGTCTTCTGTTGATGATGATATGAAAAAGCAGGCACGCGAAAAGCTGTCAAAGTGGTTTGATGATGATGAGATGGAGGTAGCAGAAGATATCTTTACGGAAGATACTACTAATACTCCAGTGTGA
- a CDS encoding FeoB-associated Cys-rich membrane protein gives MWQYVVLAIVILSAVGYVVYRTWQSFRAASDPCHGCSGCTIHNQLKKKQKLEGRKKPACFK, from the coding sequence ATGTGGCAGTATGTTGTCTTAGCCATAGTGATTTTATCAGCTGTAGGCTATGTGGTTTATCGTACGTGGCAATCGTTTCGAGCAGCAAGTGATCCATGTCATGGATGCTCAGGTTGTACCATTCATAATCAGTTAAAGAAAAAGCAAAAATTGGAAGGTCGTAAGAAGCCCGCTTGTTTTAAATAG
- a CDS encoding NCS2 family permease, which produces MTFLEKALGFDSKSMKLRTEIIAGATTFLTMSYILAVNPSILASTGMDKGALFTGTALAAAIATLLLAFMAKLPFAQAPSMGLNAFFAYTLCVSLKFTWQQSLAIMLIEGVLFIAITFFNVREMILNAIPTNLRYAISAGIGMFIAFIGLKNANIIVNNDATLVGLGAFTPTCILGIIAILLSGALMARNVKGSLFWGIIITTIIGIPMGVTVFPNGWLPVSAPQDITPIFCKFDFSGLLNLKTVLVIFSLLLINICDTIGTLMGLADKTGIVEPNGNIPHVKEAMMSDAIGTTCGAMLGSSTLTTYVESASGIAEGGRSGVTAFTVGLFFIVSLFLSPIFLLIPSAATSGALVMVGVLMIDSVKKINLQDITESFPAFITMITMALCYSIADGICLGIIAYVFMKTFTRQWKDLNWTLVVLAVLFILNFVRS; this is translated from the coding sequence ATGACTTTCTTAGAAAAAGCCCTCGGATTTGATTCCAAATCTATGAAGCTCCGCACTGAGATTATTGCAGGAGCAACAACATTCTTAACTATGAGCTATATCTTAGCTGTCAATCCAAGTATTCTTGCAAGTACTGGTATGGATAAGGGAGCACTCTTCACAGGTACAGCACTGGCAGCAGCTATAGCTACATTGTTGTTAGCATTTATGGCAAAGCTTCCTTTTGCACAAGCTCCATCTATGGGTCTTAACGCCTTCTTTGCCTATACACTCTGCGTATCTTTAAAGTTTACATGGCAGCAGTCGCTTGCTATCATGCTCATTGAGGGTGTTCTCTTCATTGCAATTACCTTTTTCAACGTGCGAGAGATGATTCTCAATGCCATTCCGACAAATTTACGCTATGCCATATCAGCTGGTATTGGTATGTTCATTGCTTTTATCGGTCTGAAGAATGCAAACATTATCGTTAATAACGATGCAACCCTCGTTGGCTTAGGAGCCTTCACACCTACCTGTATTCTTGGTATCATTGCTATCTTACTCAGTGGTGCGCTCATGGCAAGAAACGTCAAAGGCTCTTTGTTCTGGGGTATCATCATCACAACAATTATAGGTATACCAATGGGCGTAACAGTTTTTCCTAATGGATGGCTACCAGTTTCTGCACCACAGGACATAACTCCTATCTTCTGTAAGTTTGACTTCTCAGGTCTTCTGAATCTTAAGACTGTATTGGTAATATTCTCTCTACTCTTAATAAACATCTGTGACACTATCGGCACCCTGATGGGCTTAGCTGATAAAACAGGTATAGTTGAACCAAATGGCAACATCCCTCATGTAAAGGAAGCCATGATGAGTGATGCTATCGGTACAACTTGTGGTGCTATGTTAGGTAGTTCAACGCTGACAACATACGTTGAGAGCGCAAGCGGTATTGCAGAAGGTGGTAGATCTGGTGTAACAGCATTTACAGTAGGTCTTTTCTTCATTGTATCCCTCTTCCTCTCCCCTATCTTCTTACTTATCCCAAGTGCTGCAACAAGTGGAGCTTTGGTTATGGTAGGTGTACTGATGATTGACTCTGTAAAAAAAATCAATCTTCAGGATATTACAGAGTCTTTCCCTGCTTTCATCACAATGATTACAATGGCGCTTTGCTATTCTATCGCTGATGGTATTTGCTTAGGAATCATTGCATATGTATTCATGAAGACGTTTACACGTCAGTGGAAGGATCTGAACTGGACACTCGTTGTATTAGCAGTTCTCTTTATCCTGAACTTTGTGAGAAGCTAA